The following proteins come from a genomic window of Pirellula staleyi DSM 6068:
- a CDS encoding FadR/GntR family transcriptional regulator codes for MAVTDPKIKLGLLRSLSREKVSAELGPDWQQAPRENLVADIIAAMQRQIVSGELAAGNPLPSEGELAAAFGVSRTVIREAMQTLRARGLVQGSQGKRAVVRSVDAQASVESIQLLMRRAGGSLHQLTEVRRPLEIEIAGLAAQRATPPQIAALRDANRQLAAATDLETAAAADVAFHQRLAEASGNPLFVMLLSMIAGLLEESRRRTIAHSGLRLAVTEHEKILATIEAHEPAEARRAMTRHMQLIERDLSESLER; via the coding sequence ATGGCTGTAACCGACCCCAAGATCAAGCTTGGGCTATTGCGATCGCTCTCCCGGGAGAAGGTGTCGGCAGAATTGGGGCCAGATTGGCAGCAGGCTCCGCGCGAAAATTTGGTGGCCGACATCATTGCGGCGATGCAGCGGCAGATTGTCAGCGGCGAATTGGCTGCCGGAAACCCGCTTCCCTCGGAAGGTGAGCTTGCTGCTGCGTTTGGGGTGTCGCGAACAGTCATTCGCGAGGCGATGCAAACGCTGCGTGCACGTGGCCTCGTGCAGGGTTCGCAGGGAAAACGGGCCGTGGTACGTTCGGTCGATGCCCAGGCTTCGGTCGAAAGCATTCAGCTGTTGATGCGTCGCGCTGGTGGTTCGCTGCACCAATTGACTGAGGTGCGGCGTCCTCTCGAAATTGAAATCGCCGGGCTGGCTGCCCAGCGCGCTACGCCTCCCCAGATCGCCGCACTCCGCGATGCGAATCGACAACTTGCTGCAGCGACCGATTTAGAGACCGCAGCGGCTGCTGATGTCGCCTTTCATCAGCGATTGGCCGAGGCATCGGGCAATCCGCTGTTCGTGATGCTGCTCTCAATGATTGCAGGGTTGCTCGAGGAGTCGCGTCGCCGAACGATCGCTCACTCGGGACTTCGCCTCGCGGTGACTGAGCATGAGAAGATTCTCGCCACCATCGAAGCGCATGAACCGGCGGAAGCTCGCCGCGCCATGACCCGCCACATGCAGTTGATTGAAAGAGACCTCTCAGAATCGCTTGAACGATAG
- the nadB gene encoding L-aspartate oxidase, whose product MLTPRYLVAFHPEHLPHYFCDVLIIGGGLAGLRAANAVDPSLRVLVITKDSFGESNSNYAQGGIAGVLDPEDRFEEHVADTLVAGGTLCDPQVVEMVVREAPERIQELVDWGTHFDKQAGQIVLGREGGHSRNRIVHALGDMTGKEVMRAVIEYTRAKPNVRMWEKTFTLDLLTDQGVCRGAIISSQHGERMMVWARQTIIATGGAGQVYRESTNPPVATADGHAMAYRAGAQLRDMEFMQFHPTVLYIAGGSRSLITEAIRGEGGWLVDKDGIRFMPAYDERAELAPRDVVSKAIVTQMEKTKHSCVYLDVRHLEKSFVLKRFPGIAAACKKFGIDITRDKIPVRPGAHYMIGGVTIDQEGRTTIEGLWAAGEVASSGLHGANRLASNSLLEGLVYGAHAGLAASEAAKKMSAKFHVFELESAVADVPTDPLDLGDIRNSLKSLMWRYCGVRRERDGLLEALEQVDQWRRYVLPRQFADIGGWELQNMLTVSRVMIQASLAREESRGVHLRTDFPQIDEEHWNRHLWFERSELDSTERQGTAQ is encoded by the coding sequence CTGCTGACGCCTCGCTATCTTGTTGCGTTTCACCCCGAGCATCTTCCCCACTACTTTTGCGATGTCCTCATCATCGGCGGTGGACTTGCAGGACTTCGAGCCGCCAACGCTGTCGATCCGAGCCTGCGTGTCCTCGTGATCACGAAAGATTCTTTCGGCGAATCTAACAGTAACTATGCCCAAGGGGGTATCGCCGGCGTTCTCGATCCCGAAGATCGTTTTGAAGAGCATGTGGCCGACACACTCGTTGCTGGTGGCACACTTTGCGATCCCCAAGTGGTCGAGATGGTGGTTCGCGAAGCACCCGAACGAATCCAGGAGTTGGTCGACTGGGGAACTCATTTTGATAAACAGGCCGGGCAAATTGTGTTGGGTCGCGAAGGGGGACACAGTCGCAATCGGATCGTCCACGCGCTCGGTGACATGACCGGCAAAGAAGTGATGCGAGCCGTGATCGAATACACACGTGCGAAGCCGAATGTACGCATGTGGGAAAAGACCTTCACGCTCGATTTGCTCACCGATCAAGGTGTTTGCCGTGGTGCGATCATTTCATCGCAACATGGCGAACGCATGATGGTGTGGGCTCGTCAAACCATCATTGCCACCGGCGGTGCCGGGCAAGTCTATCGCGAGTCGACCAACCCGCCAGTGGCAACAGCCGACGGTCATGCCATGGCCTATCGCGCCGGAGCTCAGTTGCGCGACATGGAATTCATGCAGTTTCACCCTACCGTGCTCTATATTGCCGGTGGCAGCCGCAGCCTCATCACTGAAGCAATTCGTGGTGAAGGTGGCTGGCTTGTCGACAAAGATGGCATCCGGTTCATGCCCGCCTACGACGAACGAGCTGAGCTTGCGCCGCGTGATGTGGTGTCGAAGGCCATTGTCACGCAGATGGAAAAGACCAAACACTCCTGCGTTTATCTCGACGTGCGTCACCTCGAAAAATCGTTTGTTTTGAAGCGATTTCCAGGCATCGCTGCCGCTTGCAAAAAGTTTGGGATCGACATTACACGCGACAAAATCCCGGTTCGCCCTGGCGCGCACTACATGATTGGTGGCGTCACGATCGACCAAGAAGGACGGACCACCATCGAAGGGCTTTGGGCGGCTGGTGAAGTCGCTTCAAGCGGGCTGCATGGCGCGAATCGTCTCGCCTCGAATAGCCTGCTCGAAGGATTGGTCTACGGTGCTCATGCTGGACTCGCCGCTTCCGAGGCTGCGAAAAAAATGTCTGCCAAGTTCCATGTGTTCGAACTCGAAAGCGCAGTAGCCGACGTACCTACCGATCCACTCGATTTGGGCGATATTCGCAATTCGCTCAAGAGCCTGATGTGGCGTTATTGCGGCGTTCGTCGCGAACGCGATGGACTGCTGGAAGCTCTTGAGCAGGTCGATCAATGGCGACGCTATGTATTGCCCCGCCAGTTTGCCGACATCGGTGGCTGGGAATTGCAAAACATGCTCACCGTCTCGCGCGTGATGATTCAGGCCTCTCTGGCTCGCGAGGAATCACGTGGCGTGCACTTACGAACCGACTTCCCACAGATCGACGAAGAGCACTGGAACCGCCACCTTTGGTTCGAACGGAGCGAACTCGACAGCACCGAACGCCAAGGCACCGCCCAGTAG
- a CDS encoding phosphatidylglycerophosphatase A, whose product MRPPLTLRDKCLWWLATCFGLGCSPFFPGTCGALLAIPIYLATVWIFPSEPAQTIAIGVSLLFWTIVTIVLGGWAEKYWSRKDSQVFVTDEVVGLLATVFLFHLTGAPWTTLAWAFPLTRVIDIAKIPPAKQLEYLPQGWGVVADDLMGSVYTALLLHLIFYLAPSWFGA is encoded by the coding sequence ATGAGACCACCTCTGACGCTTCGCGACAAATGCCTGTGGTGGCTCGCCACCTGTTTCGGGCTCGGTTGCAGCCCCTTTTTTCCCGGCACATGCGGCGCGCTGCTCGCCATTCCGATCTACCTAGCTACCGTTTGGATCTTCCCGAGCGAACCTGCGCAGACGATTGCAATTGGCGTATCGCTTTTGTTTTGGACCATCGTGACGATTGTGCTCGGTGGCTGGGCTGAGAAATATTGGAGCCGAAAAGACTCGCAAGTTTTCGTCACCGACGAGGTGGTGGGGCTACTGGCAACGGTGTTTTTGTTTCACCTTACCGGAGCACCTTGGACGACGCTGGCATGGGCATTTCCTCTGACCCGCGTGATTGACATTGCCAAGATTCCCCCCGCCAAGCAGCTCGAATATCTCCCCCAAGGATGGGGCGTCGTGGCCGACGACCTGATGGGGTCGGTTTACACCGCTTTGCTCCTCCATTTGATCTTCTATTTGGCCCCAAGCTGGTTTGGCGCCTGA
- a CDS encoding OmpH family outer membrane protein — protein sequence MLTLLQHHARSIAIGLIATSAALLLLALLLATKPALLAIAVGVASLGGILAIAAAITQVYSHRPLAETELESARRAIEASRKELAQEKQSLDELRNSAAELLGRELADLDRRQQEFGSRLATFHEWMEFPQPITLVADQPIETVAAEQKVLVEKDRQLSTLLKEETKILYDNILSNKYVIEGRINVPAVRNDVQVLAEKVAKIYQPEISQPLLETSLSRVLKALSRTSLQTLVVLDSLPLQLQHQSFGQLHGYLRSAVQAYRVYKSSEPYWPYVNTAYYLSRMAMGANPLTLSAWWLVGTIGKQGAAAVATRLVNHHALKFLSDIVRVIGYEVAALYSPEFRYRDPNWIYAAELTSLVASFPLSRDGLARSMQEIGSLELRSEYDRIFFYRALAAHQSGLVRDYVSAGKLSSEHRRAIASRLERFFEYHVHGKTPDRVKKWKQGVEERLGIKLLVSSAQSGQSVNEQVVSAIRGLASFLLAVKLLEPQELRPLLASTRLIGLVASDMQTKVLDEIESNPPYFLEHPDLDVDGDLPRKFVEDLAMLHARTAPRSIEIEVSIVEMATYLRLPAASIQTAIEKHLLDQFVHVCGEIAGVKKPPVAVARAVLDLMAGSKQLTLLYGNATIDRISEVITTTEKAGTSSGEYWLTGRSDELWLIEIGANSRIVWKSDSSVTAQAKRNYLSTTCQITGGLWLDGETFVKKPWNIELAAGMLSSFQSYFGPLLDRWPPRGTQIARRDSTE from the coding sequence ATGCTCACCTTGCTTCAACATCACGCGCGATCGATTGCTATCGGACTCATCGCAACTAGCGCCGCGCTGCTTCTGTTGGCCTTGCTTCTCGCGACCAAACCAGCACTGCTCGCGATCGCTGTGGGTGTGGCAAGCTTGGGTGGAATTCTGGCGATTGCGGCGGCAATTACGCAAGTCTATTCGCATCGTCCACTCGCCGAGACAGAGCTCGAGTCGGCGCGACGTGCCATCGAAGCCTCGCGAAAAGAACTCGCGCAAGAGAAACAATCGCTCGATGAGCTGCGCAACTCGGCAGCCGAGCTTTTAGGCCGTGAACTGGCCGATCTCGACAGGCGTCAGCAGGAGTTTGGTTCGCGTCTCGCCACGTTCCACGAGTGGATGGAATTTCCCCAGCCAATCACGCTTGTCGCCGATCAGCCGATCGAAACGGTGGCAGCTGAGCAGAAAGTGCTTGTGGAAAAAGATCGGCAACTTTCGACGCTGCTGAAAGAGGAAACCAAGATCCTCTACGACAATATTTTGTCGAATAAGTACGTGATTGAAGGCCGGATTAACGTCCCCGCAGTTCGTAACGATGTGCAGGTGCTGGCCGAAAAGGTAGCGAAAATCTATCAACCCGAGATTTCGCAGCCGCTGCTCGAAACAAGTTTGTCGCGTGTGCTGAAAGCACTCAGCCGCACGTCGCTGCAAACTCTGGTGGTGCTCGATAGTTTGCCGCTGCAGTTGCAGCATCAAAGCTTTGGCCAGTTGCACGGCTATTTGCGTTCAGCTGTGCAGGCATATCGGGTGTACAAATCGTCGGAGCCATACTGGCCTTACGTAAACACGGCGTACTACCTCAGCCGCATGGCAATGGGAGCCAATCCCCTGACTCTTTCGGCCTGGTGGCTCGTGGGAACGATTGGTAAGCAAGGTGCCGCTGCTGTTGCCACCCGTTTGGTGAACCATCATGCGCTGAAGTTCCTGAGCGATATCGTGCGCGTGATTGGCTACGAAGTTGCCGCGCTCTATAGCCCCGAGTTTCGTTATCGCGATCCGAACTGGATTTACGCGGCAGAGCTCACTAGTTTAGTTGCCTCGTTTCCCCTTTCACGCGATGGTCTCGCGCGCTCGATGCAAGAGATCGGCAGCTTGGAACTACGGAGCGAGTACGACCGGATTTTCTTCTATCGTGCCTTGGCAGCGCATCAGAGTGGACTAGTGCGCGATTATGTTTCGGCTGGCAAGCTCTCGAGCGAACATCGTCGCGCCATTGCCTCGCGACTCGAACGTTTCTTCGAGTACCACGTGCATGGCAAGACTCCCGACCGCGTGAAGAAGTGGAAACAAGGAGTCGAAGAACGGCTCGGCATTAAGCTACTGGTGAGCAGCGCGCAGTCGGGCCAGAGTGTCAACGAGCAAGTTGTTTCGGCGATTCGCGGACTAGCCAGTTTTCTGCTCGCGGTAAAGTTGCTCGAGCCACAGGAACTGCGGCCTTTGCTCGCCTCGACGCGGCTGATTGGCCTCGTGGCCAGTGACATGCAAACCAAAGTGCTCGATGAAATTGAGTCGAATCCCCCTTATTTTCTCGAGCATCCCGATTTGGATGTCGATGGTGATTTGCCACGCAAGTTTGTCGAAGATCTGGCGATGCTGCATGCTCGCACAGCCCCGCGCAGCATCGAGATCGAAGTCTCAATTGTCGAAATGGCAACTTACTTGCGACTTCCAGCGGCTTCGATTCAAACCGCCATCGAAAAGCACTTGCTCGATCAGTTTGTGCATGTTTGTGGCGAGATCGCGGGGGTGAAGAAGCCGCCAGTTGCAGTGGCTCGCGCGGTGCTCGATCTGATGGCTGGGAGCAAGCAATTGACGCTGCTCTATGGGAACGCCACGATCGATCGGATATCCGAAGTGATTACGACCACAGAGAAGGCCGGTACCAGTAGTGGTGAATACTGGCTCACGGGGCGAAGCGATGAACTGTGGCTGATTGAAATCGGAGCCAACTCGCGCATTGTGTGGAAGAGCGACAGCAGCGTGACGGCGCAGGCCAAACGGAACTATCTCTCAACGACTTGCCAAATCACCGGGGGCTTGTGGCTCGACGGCGAAACCTTTGTCAAGAAGCCTTGGAACATCGAACTGGCGGCCGGGATGCTCAGCAGTTTTCAATCGTACTTTGGTCCACTGCTCGATCGCTGGCCTCCGCGCGGGACCCAAATCGCACGGCGCGACTCGACGGAATGA
- a CDS encoding tetratricopeptide repeat protein — MIHRWTLNVRFFRKLCALGTLSLALATGIPHAFAAGEGQAELDQATELQLSAETLADLEKIITLTESALKKGLDDGQAGFAKEMLAATAYQHAERLAAAIFEQTPPSPKWPLIRQYALRDLEKALANNPKLPDAHVLLAKLNVLPGGDTKIAMDSLDEAIKLLKKEDNVRELSKILVLRAALSEDEEKKLADLSAAVDADPENVEAWQGRALIYLEKGENDKAVEDLKKLVEKNGDNPTAIAALSEAFTNLKKYDEALAQANKLIEVAPKLSLGYTLRSRIYVLKDDLKSALKDLDEALEISPDDLGALLLRSRLHAAEGNDAAAKADVEKALAVRPDLPQAIMLRSLLAAQKGKIAEAVADLQLLLQADPQNAEYRLQLASYYVADKRPRKAIEVLDQLIENDAANSEALRVRGDALLSIGKHKEAIADYEKALSVEPDDTGVLNNLAWVMATSKDDSVRNSKRSIELGMKACELTKFEKAHILSTLAAGYAEAGDWENAIKWSTKAVEAGDGDEVKDQLKEELEFYKQKKPWREMQETEENTKPLEPARNDLET; from the coding sequence ATGATTCACCGCTGGACTTTGAACGTTCGCTTTTTTCGTAAGCTGTGCGCCCTCGGCACTCTCTCGCTGGCCCTCGCTACGGGAATACCCCACGCCTTTGCCGCTGGTGAAGGTCAGGCCGAACTCGATCAAGCGACCGAGCTTCAGCTGTCAGCCGAAACGCTGGCCGACCTCGAAAAAATTATCACCCTCACCGAATCGGCCCTGAAAAAGGGGCTGGATGACGGTCAGGCTGGTTTTGCCAAAGAAATGCTCGCCGCCACGGCTTATCAGCACGCCGAACGACTCGCTGCTGCCATTTTCGAGCAGACCCCTCCGAGCCCAAAGTGGCCCCTCATTCGGCAGTATGCCCTGCGCGATCTCGAAAAGGCACTTGCCAATAACCCCAAGCTCCCCGATGCCCACGTGCTGCTGGCAAAGCTCAACGTGCTCCCTGGTGGTGATACCAAAATCGCCATGGACTCGCTCGACGAGGCGATCAAGCTGCTGAAGAAAGAGGACAATGTTCGGGAACTCTCGAAAATCCTCGTCCTCCGGGCAGCACTTTCTGAAGACGAAGAAAAGAAGCTCGCCGATCTCTCCGCTGCTGTCGATGCCGATCCTGAAAACGTTGAAGCATGGCAAGGGCGGGCGCTCATCTACCTAGAAAAGGGAGAGAACGACAAAGCGGTCGAGGACCTCAAAAAGCTCGTCGAAAAGAACGGCGATAACCCTACCGCCATTGCAGCGCTTTCGGAAGCGTTCACGAACCTGAAGAAGTACGACGAAGCACTCGCTCAGGCCAATAAACTGATCGAAGTTGCTCCTAAGCTTTCGCTCGGCTACACCCTTCGTTCACGCATCTACGTCCTGAAGGACGATCTCAAGTCGGCTCTCAAGGATCTCGACGAAGCGCTCGAAATCAGCCCCGATGATCTTGGAGCTCTGCTGCTCCGTAGTCGCTTGCATGCTGCAGAAGGAAACGATGCAGCTGCCAAAGCGGACGTTGAAAAGGCACTCGCCGTTCGCCCCGATCTGCCGCAGGCGATCATGCTCCGGAGCTTGCTCGCCGCTCAAAAGGGCAAAATTGCCGAAGCAGTTGCCGACCTGCAGTTGCTGCTGCAGGCCGATCCGCAGAACGCCGAGTATCGTTTGCAACTGGCAAGCTACTATGTGGCCGACAAACGCCCCCGCAAAGCGATTGAAGTGCTCGATCAGCTGATCGAAAACGATGCCGCCAACTCCGAAGCCCTCCGTGTTCGTGGCGATGCGCTGCTGAGCATCGGCAAGCACAAAGAAGCGATTGCCGACTACGAAAAGGCCCTCAGTGTCGAGCCCGACGATACCGGTGTGCTCAACAACTTGGCGTGGGTGATGGCAACCTCGAAAGACGATTCCGTTCGTAACAGCAAACGCTCGATCGAACTTGGAATGAAAGCTTGCGAACTCACGAAGTTCGAGAAAGCCCATATCCTGAGCACGCTTGCAGCCGGCTATGCCGAGGCAGGGGACTGGGAAAACGCCATCAAGTGGTCGACCAAAGCGGTCGAAGCGGGCGATGGGGACGAAGTGAAAGATCAGCTGAAGGAAGAACTCGAGTTCTATAAGCAGAAGAAGCCTTGGCGCGAAATGCAGGAAACCGAAGAGAACACCAAGCCTCTCGAACCTGCCCGTAACGACCTGGAAACGTAA
- a CDS encoding GDSL-type esterase/lipase family protein codes for MLRNFLYAWLVLVSISSTARGIEPQWIWNDPAAGTKAAAGKVYFRREFELPKLKSASAIITADNRFQLIVNGTSVASGDSWNQLNQVDLTKHLQVGVNVVAIEAGNDGADPAGLVFKLTATPESGAPVEIVSDAGFSCTDRPSRGWAAPKFEAPGWKPAAVLGGFGKIAPWGAVSAIVPVTAEAPAKAAHREEGHFQFRDGDRVVLLGGTFIERMQTCDFFEAIVTTALPHLNLKFRNLGWSGDTVWGDSRGVFGSRSDGFKRLLGDVKIANPTVILVAYGENEAYEGAAGLSDFEAGLETLLSELEKTGARIVLVAPRKHEVPPSGAPSPENYNADLVTYAAAMQAIARERGAAYVSLLDANPGEKLTENGLHFTFAGQLAIGRSLAKQLGVPVVDRSIEISATPRTLHAQGLSLSEVQIAPEKVAMKVTERTLPLVAASTWRSGIVTAEPGVDPKPEELTPTMLTIKGLAAGRYRVTLGGKETSQFSADELSRGVKLVDPDTFAQSYGMLATMRQKNELFFHRHRPQNETYLFLFRKHEQGNNAVEIPQFDPLIEESEAAIRSQLVPRTRDLVIEAISPAGK; via the coding sequence GTGCTGCGGAATTTCCTTTACGCATGGCTAGTCCTCGTCTCGATTTCATCCACAGCGCGGGGGATCGAGCCCCAGTGGATCTGGAACGATCCCGCTGCCGGTACGAAAGCGGCTGCTGGCAAAGTCTATTTTCGCCGCGAGTTCGAACTGCCGAAGCTAAAGTCGGCCAGCGCGATCATCACGGCCGACAATCGCTTTCAGCTGATCGTGAACGGAACCTCGGTCGCTAGTGGCGACTCTTGGAATCAGCTCAACCAAGTCGATCTCACAAAGCACCTCCAAGTCGGTGTGAATGTAGTCGCGATCGAAGCAGGTAACGACGGCGCCGATCCCGCCGGTTTGGTCTTCAAGCTCACGGCAACTCCCGAAAGTGGCGCGCCGGTGGAGATTGTCAGCGATGCCGGTTTCAGCTGCACCGATCGCCCTTCACGCGGCTGGGCTGCTCCGAAGTTTGAAGCTCCGGGCTGGAAGCCAGCTGCTGTGCTCGGCGGCTTTGGGAAGATTGCCCCTTGGGGTGCTGTCTCCGCGATCGTACCTGTAACTGCTGAAGCTCCTGCGAAGGCGGCCCATCGCGAAGAAGGACACTTTCAGTTTCGTGATGGCGATCGTGTTGTGCTGCTCGGCGGCACGTTTATCGAGCGGATGCAAACCTGCGATTTCTTTGAAGCGATTGTCACTACCGCTTTGCCTCACCTCAATCTGAAGTTTCGCAACCTCGGCTGGAGTGGCGACACAGTTTGGGGCGATTCACGCGGCGTGTTTGGTAGTCGAAGCGACGGCTTCAAGCGGCTCTTGGGGGATGTGAAAATCGCTAATCCCACGGTGATTCTCGTCGCTTACGGCGAGAATGAAGCCTACGAAGGGGCCGCTGGACTTTCCGATTTTGAGGCAGGTCTTGAAACGCTCCTTAGCGAACTGGAGAAGACCGGGGCGCGGATTGTGCTCGTTGCGCCACGCAAGCACGAGGTTCCACCTTCCGGCGCACCCTCGCCTGAAAACTACAACGCCGATCTGGTCACTTATGCCGCCGCGATGCAAGCGATAGCGCGCGAGCGAGGTGCAGCTTATGTCAGTCTCCTCGACGCCAATCCAGGAGAAAAACTGACCGAAAACGGTTTGCACTTCACCTTCGCTGGACAACTTGCGATCGGTCGCTCACTCGCCAAACAGCTCGGTGTGCCGGTTGTTGATCGCTCCATCGAAATCAGTGCCACGCCTCGCACGCTACATGCCCAGGGGCTGAGCCTTTCGGAAGTGCAAATTGCTCCTGAAAAGGTGGCGATGAAGGTGACCGAACGAACGCTCCCACTGGTGGCAGCGTCGACTTGGCGGAGTGGCATTGTGACCGCCGAGCCTGGAGTTGATCCCAAGCCCGAGGAGTTGACTCCCACGATGCTGACGATCAAAGGTCTTGCAGCGGGCCGTTATCGCGTGACCCTGGGGGGGAAGGAAACTTCGCAGTTCAGCGCCGACGAATTGTCGCGCGGTGTCAAGCTCGTCGATCCCGACACGTTCGCTCAGTCGTATGGCATGCTCGCCACGATGCGTCAAAAGAACGAGCTGTTTTTTCATCGTCACCGGCCTCAAAACGAAACCTACCTGTTCCTCTTTCGTAAACATGAGCAGGGGAACAACGCCGTCGAGATTCCGCAATTTGATCCACTGATCGAAGAGTCGGAAGCAGCGATTCGCTCGCAGCTCGTCCCACGCACTCGCGATTTGGTGATCGAAGCGATCTCACCAGCAGGTAAGTAA